CAATACTTTCTATAGCCAAGAATGAAAGTCtatgaaatttatttttttgttggttgaggaagggggggggggggggggagggaaTTTGAGCCTTGGCTGTTTGACATCAAACAAAATATTGTTAGTTTTGCCACGAATTTTGTGCATAATTATTTTGGTTCAAATAGGCCAAAAAGAATGTGCATCTTTTTCAAATGGCAAGTATCTTATGCAACTTACAACTGCAAAGAAGATTGTTGTATTACATACTTCTCTCTTTAAATATTCTCTCATTACACGAGGCTGCAGTTGTTGTCTCTTACTATGTTCATCAATTGTGCTCTATCTCCATTTCAGTTTTGGCATTTGTGCCTGGGCAGAATTAGATGTCTATGGGCGGTGCAGTTAATAGTTAGAATGCAGAAAGTGATGTAAATAGAGAATAGTGTGTGGCAAAAATGGTTTGCTGGAGCATGTTTGTGAATCTCTAATATTTAGATGCAGGAATTACTCTCTCCCTGCAGGTCATTTGTGATGAGAATTTGAGGCTTGGCTTAGCGTATGGATAGTTCTAGCACAACCTTTACTACAGTTTTtaagtttgattttaaaggagTGATCTGATATACATTTGTTAAGACTACTGTGGCAAAATAGTTAGAAGCCATGACCATTGTAGTTCAATTCTAagtaaatgtcatgtgaatggTGCCTAAGGATGATTGGTCAAACATGAGCATTAACATTCTGCGATGAGAAAACTTCATGCATTCTTCTTGTTAAAGACAATCGGCTGTTTGCTGTTATAATCAACATAGATCTATGAAAGTTGACCCGAACTTCTATTTGTGTCAAATCCAACACCTAATTTGACAGGAAATAATGACGACTTTgagaaaactgatttttgttATGCTGTAAAAGGAAGCATGTCAGGATAGTCGATGGGTTTAGGGTCATTTAGGAGGATTTCTGCTGAAGGAAGAAAAGTGGTGACTACTACTCTCATGTGTTTTTTTCTGGAGGCCTTTCTGagaagtcaagaaagcacttgtGCCACAAGCCAATCAAATTCACAAAGCTGTGAAGGTTATTGATAACAGCATTCCTGCTCAAATGGGGATTCCTAATTCCTATATTGCATAATTTCATAAGGTAGTCATTTGATCAATCAGATCAAGCTACCACAATTCTTCAACACTAAAATGACTATAGTGGTCAGCTTTCTAAGTATATTTTCTATGTACATCAGTGCTCCATTCAGAGTAGTATAGCAATTACTGGGGATATAATTTACCATGCTATATATGTAGCTGGGAAAAATTTACACTTGACTTGTATCTGAACTACCTTAATCTGGGCTCTGGGCATGAAGCACTTGAGCTTGCATATTAGTTTGAAGCATCAAAGATGTTGGGCTTGGTTATGCGGACATCGGTACATCATTAGTCATTAGAGGCCATACTTTTCTCGGTCCTGGTTTATTACATGAAATACATGctaaactttaaaaaattttcatgaaaattctggttagtttttgtgcatttttttgcaAGTGACTGTTGTAAAGATGTTAGACAAAATAGCTAATTTATCCAATAATCTAATCAATTATAAATTGTGATTCTTCTGAACAGTGGCATTCTTTCATTGGAATAGCACCTGAATCTCCTGAGGTTTGTTTTGTTCTTGAAAATATTCCTGttcaaaatcacaagaatcaTAGCAAACATTAAGTTAAAAGAGATGACTAGTATGTTTTACTGAATTTGGTAATCATTTGTGTAGCTTTGTTACTTATTTGTATTGTCTATTTTATTAGATGTGAACTTTTTGAGTGGTTAAATATATGTATTAATTGCTtctaacttttaattatttttattcttctatTAATACGACTTGTATACATGCATAAGAGGTATTTATGGAATAAAAGTTTCATCTATCTctttaaagtacttttttaatgttactttttctaattagaCTAACTTTGTTATCAAAATCttaatctcaagggaggtttgtgtaattttacaaACTTTAGGGGAGGCTAGTGAAATTGTcggaaacctcaagggaggtttctgaaattacccccataaaaaaaaaacaagagagtcCGCCCCATTGCCTGGAAAGCCCAAAGGAAGAGAGTAACAATGGAAGAGGGGCCCAATCTGCAAGCTGCCGGCTCATTATCGTCGACCACTCGCGGCGGAGGCCTTACGGAGAAGGAATGCGAAGACATGATACAAAGAAGCCTCagaagtatttttttttaattcttcttATCTcgtgttatttatttatttatttttgttgctGCTGCAGCAGCAAGATTTTAGGGTTTATGGttctcattttttttgggttgctTTTTGTTTTAAAATGTGAAATTGATAATGTGATGTGAGATGCTCAAAATCGAATTGACAGCGCCGATGGTGAAATTCCTGAAAGAGCAAATGGAGAAATCAGGATGTAGGTTCGGGGACAACTTCATACGGGCTGTCCATTGTGATAAGCAGATCGCTGGCGGTTACGTTCGTGGCGAAGGGGTattgcttttcttttatttaactCTGACGCTCTTTATACTTAGCAATACTGGGAAGTAGTAGTACATCTGCAACATTATTTCCTTCTACTAGTATTTCTTTCTAGTTTCAACTTGTATTTAttgtcttttttttccccctttatTTTGCCGGAAAGAAATGGACGGGACTGCAGGAGTTCAGTTCAGCCTCTACTGGTTCTTCGTGTAGTGATTTTCATAAGCTAAATAAGTAATACGATCAGCTTATGGAgtatggctttttttttttgaagataatGGTATGTAGTAATCACATGAACATTCAAGATGAGGTGAACCAAGTGGTGATCCATGAGCTGATTCATGCATATGATGACTGTCGAGCTGCTAACTTGGACTGGACTAATTGTGCTCACCATGCTTGCAGTGAGGTACGGTTCCCTTCCCTTCATTCCCCCTTTCCCTCTCTTTGTGTATGTGTATTTTATTGAAAGTCTTGATTTTTGTGCTTTCTATGCATATTGCTTCATGTTAATTGTTTTGTTCTTGTTTCTGAGGCAGATTCGTGCTGGCCATCTCAGTGGTGATTGTCACTACAAGCGTGAGTTTCTACGGGGTTTTATGAAGGTACGAGGTCATGAACAGGTAAGTTCTGCTCAATTAAGCTTTCTTATGCTCTGACTGTAGATGCTCTTTGTTTGGCTACTGATGCGTATCCATTACAATATCTACATTGTACAAGTCATGAACCTTattttgcttccttttcttGGACCTTATTGGGAAGCAAGTTTTTTCAGTTACTCTAGTTATAGTCTTCTTCCATCCCTAATTACTTTGTCACTTTTTCCATCAAGGTTTCGGTTTGCTGGGCTTTTGATAGTTGGAAGTTCTTATGTCCATTTTCGAAGAAACAAGCCTTTCCCCTATTCTCATGAAAGATGATTCTGGTATCAGTCATGGCATAAAATGTCTACATGGTATCCACTATCGCAATATACTATACTTCCATGACATCATGACAGGAAATGACTCTTTCTAGTAGATTATCCCTTTCGTATCTTAGTTTACTTTGATCACTAGCATTTTTAGGCAAGGATAGGGCCAATTGCAAAGGACATACACCATTCTTATCCTGTATAGGTACACATGCTATGTCTTCTTAGTCAGCTGCACAAACTCCCATTTGTATCCTGTTTAGGTTCATATGTGCTGTCCTCTTAGTCACCTCCAAATGATTAGTTTCATGGAGCATTCTTTGCCTTTTTATTGTTTATCAGTGCAAGTGTCTTCATCAGTCTACTTGTTATTGTTGATGAGGAGGGCTTTAAATCTGCACTAACATGAGCTCATATTTCATCCAACAACTTTTTTGACGTAAATGCTGATACCACTACTTTGTCTCCATTAGTAAAATCTTTCTCCTGCTGTTTTCTTTCTGACATGTGAAGGATTGTGTGAGACGAAGAGTAATGAAATCTGTGATGGCTAATCCATATTGCTCCGAAGCGGCTGCTAAAGATGCCATGGAAGCTGTTTGGGATGTTTGTTACAACGACACTAAGCCGTTTGACAGAGCTCCTTGATATATTTACCATTGCTACTTGTTCGGAGGAAATTAAGCTGCACGCCAACTGTCCTGAAGAAACAGTTATCctgcctaatttttttttttttaatctatcaTAATCTTGAGTTGGAGGGGAACCTAAAGAGGCTATGCACAAGGGACTAGCAGGTATAAGAACCTAACTAAACCAAAAGGATGTTCTGAcactttctttgaattttttcaCTACAAGTGGAATTTGAACCTCCAACCTTTAGTCCCTTTTTGGTGGCTGGCTCAGTGGTTAGTTATCTTGTCCTACTGGATTCTCGCTTTTAAGTAGAGAATGTCATTACAGAGTTTTGTTTTGGATCACAGAAAATACATATAAGACAAAACATTCGTTTTCTATAAATTGTTCGTGTAATTATTTAACTGAGGCCTGAAGAAGCATCAAAGCATTCTTGAGATTTTGCTATCCACACAGAAATTTGCTGTTATTAACTAATTTTACACATATTCTCTGAATTACCATTAGTTCTGAGTTCATAACCTTTGTAGATATTGTCCTCTATGCGTGTGTAGGTCCGCCAACGGAAATTTACGTTGTGAATGAAGTTTGAGCTAGGAATTTTGTTAATTTGTAAGCCAGAGTGAGATTATTCGTGGATGTTGTGTTAGATCAAATGATATTGCTCCTTACCATTTAAACTGGTGCTACTGATCAATTCTGTTGTTGGCAAGTTGGCATGCTTGTGTGTATTATGAGTTATGTATGTTCAATCGCTCTCTTGCCGATTTAATCTATGAATGACCTCGTTAAGGTGGAGACGGATTACATTCACCAATCTGAAATGCTTAACGGTGTAGACAACCTTCAAGCACATGAAATTGAGGGCTCGAGAGGACAATAGCTTTTACTTGGTGAAGAATATTCGCATTTTAGACTTTGTCGAACGCTAAGTTGCTACAAAAAATTGGTTCGCAGCAGATGATCGTGGATGTGTAACAAAGGTTATCGACCATTAGTTTATCAGGCGACAAATGTTTGCCCCTGATCTTAATTACAGAATGAATCAAACATAGTCTAGTCACCACTCACCACTACATACGTAGTTTTTGTCCAACCTGCAAATTGTGAAAAACAACCCTTTACATGCTTTTCTTTTACAGCATAGCAAAAACCAGTTTTCTCAAAGTTGTCATTATTTCCTGTCAAATTAGGTG
This portion of the Coffea eugenioides isolate CCC68of chromosome 11, Ceug_1.0, whole genome shotgun sequence genome encodes:
- the LOC113754464 gene encoding mitochondrial inner membrane protease ATP23 isoform X1, whose amino-acid sequence is MEEGPNLQAAGSLSSTTRGGGLTEKECEDMIQRSLRTPMVKFLKEQMEKSGCRFGDNFIRAVHCDKQIAGGYVRGEGIMVCSNHMNIQDEVNQVVIHELIHAYDDCRAANLDWTNCAHHACSEIRAGHLSGDCHYKREFLRGFMKVRGHEQDCVRRRVMKSVMANPYCSEAAAKDAMEAVWDVCYNDTKPFDRAP
- the LOC113754464 gene encoding mitochondrial inner membrane protease ATP23 homolog isoform X2, which encodes MEEGPNLQAAGSLSSTTRGGGLTEKECEDMIQRSLRTPMVKFLKEQMEKSGCRFGDNFIRAVHCDKQIAGGYVRGEGIMVCSNHMNIQDEVNQVVIHELIHAYDDCRAANLDWTNCAHHACSEIRAGHLSGDCHYKREFLRGFMKVRGHEQVSVCWAFDSWKFLCPFSKKQAFPLFS